The genomic segment TGGCGGGTCTCCCCCCTGCCGCGACGCTGGTAAGCTACGGTCTGCTCTCGGGGCAACCTGTCCCCGTCACGCCCGGCGGCGCCGTGCCGCAACGGTTCCATTTGCGCGATGCCCTGGCCGGGATGTCCGTCAGCGATTGGCAGAACACCTTCACCGCGCTTTGGCCTTTACTGCGTCGCGCGCAGTTATCGCCGCTGGCGCCCTTTCCGCTAAGGCGCTGTCGCTATTCTACCGGTCCGGCCGCGCCGTCAAGCCTCTCCTGTGTCTGGCGTAGTATCGGCCGGCGCACGGGGTGATGGCATCCGCCTCAGCGCCTCAATAATGCCGCTATCCGCTGCAACTCGTCGGCCAGCAGGCCCAGACTCGGCTTACCGTCCGGCGGTGCGGCGATGGAATGGCGGACCACCAGATGCGTGGGCAGCATCATCGATTGCCCGCGCGCGGCACCACCCTGCGCCAAACGCGCCAGCAGCCGGTTCACCGCCTCCTGCCCTAGCCGGTTGAAATCCTGTGAAACGGTGGTCAACGCCGGCAGGAAATAAGCGCTATCTTCCGTATCGTCATAGCCTATCACCGAGACGTGTTCCGGCACCGCCAGCTGTTGCTGTTGCAGCGCGCTAACCGCGCCGAGGGCCATCTGATCGTTGGCGACCAGCACGGCGGTAAACGCCACCTGCGCCTCGCGCATCGTCACCATACACCGGTAGCCGCTCGCGGCGCTCCAGTCTCCCTGAGCGGTTGCAACCGGTTGCAGACCGTAATGCTCCAGCGCCTGTTGCCAGCTGACCAGCCGCTGGCGCGCGGAAACCGATTCTTGCGGGCCCGCCAGCAGCGCGAAGTCACGGTGACCCAGCCGATAGAGATGGTCGACGCTTGCGCGCGTACCGTCGCCGGGATTAAACATCACGTGGAATACGCCGGCATCCGGCGGGACATCCAGGAACAGGCACAGAAGTTCGGGATTAGCGGCGACGATCTGCGCGGCGCTTTCCGCTTCCAGCGGTAAATTGATAATCACACCCTCCACCCGCTGCGCCTTCAACTCATTGAGGGCGTCCTGTAGCCCGGTTGCGTGCTGCTGGTCGGTCATGGCGATAAGGACATTGTATCCGCACTGGCCGGCGACGCCCTTTATAGCGAAAGCAATTTGCGATGGCGCATGGAAGCCGAGCGAGGCGGTGATGAGTCCAAGGGTGCAGCCCCGCTTACCGGCCAACTGCTGGGCCATCCGGTTAGGCACATAGTTTAACGTTTTGATGGCGTCCTCTACCCGTGCGCGCGTCGCTTCAGCCACGTGCGCCGATCCATTTAACACCCGGGAAACCGTTTGATACGAAACGCCGGCCTGGCGGGCGACATCGTCAAGGGTAGGATTTTTGTGCTTCACGTTATTGTTCCTGTCGCTGACCCACTCAGAGCTTATCATTATTATCTTAACATCATAAATCAATGCGCGAAGAACGCTAAGCGTCAGTAAAAAGTCATACGCTCACACCACCTCACTTTGTGATATAGGTCGCCAATTAAGCCAAAATTATCAGTTTAACTTTGAAAATGATCACTATTACTCCGACACAGGCTTGCGAAAAGCGACTGAAAAGCCGTTAACTGATCACATTATGTGAGCGCATAATATTGCTCATTTTTGTGCAACCACGTCCCCCTTGTCGAGAGTAAGGCGAGTCATGACCCACGTTGTTCATCAACCGCAACCGGCGGCCTCTGCCGCCCTAATAGATGTCCTGGCGCGGCGGGACTGGGAAAACCCGGCGGTCACTCATTACGGCAAACTGCCGTCGCACGCGCCGTTCATGAGTTATCGGGATAAGGACGCCGCGCGCGTTGGCGATGATTCCCCCAGCCACCTGTCGTTGGACGGCGAATGGCAATTCAGCTACTTCCCGCGCCCGGAAGCGGTGCCGGAAAGCTGGTTGACGCCGACGCCCGCGTCATCCAGGTCCCCGGTAACTGGCAGTGGGCCGGCTACGATTGCCCTATCTATACCAACGTTAAATACCCCTTCCCGGTCGATCCGCCGCGTGTACCGGCGCGCAATCCCACCGGATGTTATGCGCGCAGCGTATATTTGCCGGCCGAGTGGCAGGCTTGCGGCCGCACGCGCATTATTTTTCACGGCGTCAGTTCGGCCTTTTATCTCTAGTGCAATGGCCAATGGCTGGGCTACTCCCAGGACAGCCGCCTGCCGGCCGAATTCGATCTGACCGATGCCCTGCGCCCCGGCGCCAATCGGTTGTGCGTGCTGGTATTGCTCTGGAGCGACGGTAGTTATTTAGAAGATCAGGATATGTGGCGTATGAGCGGTATTTTCCGCTCGGTGACCTTATTGCACAAACCCGACGCCACGTTTAGCGATATTCGCCTCGATACC from the Candidatus Sodalis pierantonius str. SOPE genome contains:
- a CDS encoding LacI family DNA-binding transcriptional regulator; translation: MKHKNPTLDDVARQAGVSYQTVSRVLNGSAHVAEATRARVEDAIKTLNYVPNRMAQQLAGKRGCTLGLITASLGFHAPSQIAFAIKGVAGQCGYNVLIAMTDQQHATGLQDALNELKAQRVEGVIINLPLEAESAAQIVAANPELLCLFLDVPPDAGVFHVMFNPGDGTRASVDHLYRLGHRDFALLAGPQESVSARQRLVSWQQALEHYGLQPVATAQGDWSAASGYRCMVTMREAQVAFTAVLVANDQMALGAVSALQQQQLAVPEHVSVIGYDDTEDSAYFLPALTTVSQDFNRLGQEAVNRLLARLAQGGAARGQSMMLPTHLVVRHSIAAPPDGKPSLGLLADELQRIAALLRR